Proteins encoded by one window of Microcoleus sp. FACHB-68:
- a CDS encoding PAS domain S-box protein, whose translation MQEFLQIFFSSSPFIPHGHCYLWKPGLVSLHLASDLLTALAYLFVAGAIVYFTRNRQDLPTKTVILLVSTFFVFSGCGTIHLMDVFTLWHPVYWVSGTIKFLNATWSSYAFAFLLVPLIPLALDAPSPAQLEAANRQLEAEITERRHIDEKLQKSQQMLQLVMDNIPQCIFWKDRNSVYLGCNRNFAIVADVGTPENIVGKTDWDLPWKKEQAEFYLECDGRVMQTDTAEYHIIERLQQGDGKQLCLDTSKVPLHDSEGNVVGILGTFEDITERKQAESALLQSEAKHRALLNAIPDAIFCISQEGIYLEYKPAKDFNLLVPASEFIGKSVWEVLPAQMAEQTMHYIQQTLCTGVPQIFEYQITIDGNSYDYEARIVVSKESEVISIVRDITAAKQAEASLKQAKEELEKSYSLLYAVMDGTPDPIFIKDLQGRYLMLNRALLQIFGKDSVEAVIGKDDTEILPAETARQIRETDRHIMRAGQTQILEEVVTGSDNITRTYLATKSVYRDPQGNIIGLIGISRDISDRKQAEEALNKEREFLNALLNNLADGIVACDANGILTLFNHATQEFHGLPEQPILLKEWAHHFDLYRSDGKTPMQKEEIPLFRALQGEMVRNTEMIIAPKHGKVRTLLASGQAIFDGNGKKLGAVVAMQDVTERKHAEDALKRANEELEIRVEERTAALKNAVERLQNEMAERRQVEAALRESEALFRAAAEGSFDAFYVFKSVRDEAGNIIDFKFVDLNSQGAKLISRSKEEVIGAQLCELFPINRTDGFFDKYKRVVETGIALEEEFPISAPGVAASWLRHQVIPLGDGIAISSSDISDRKQAEEALKESEARLQAILDNSPLCMYVKDLEGRYLLVNRQHENLFHFDREHIKGKNDYEIFPVELAEAFRANDQQVLEVGTALQSEEEVLHDDGLHTYISIKFPLCDTAGVPYAICGISADITDRKQAEAAIRQSEERYRSLIVATSQIVWTTDAEGQVIDIPDWRAYTGQSVEEVKGLGWVDALHPEERHRSGQVWQNAVHTKSLYETEYRIRGMDGSYRYFCARGVPVLAEDGSIREWVGICSDIHEGKQAEAALRETAAELARSEAELRQKTGILQLVLDSMGEGVIVADETGKFVIFNPAAEEIFGLGATNTTPDEWSEQYGLFLADRRTPFPPADLPLTRAIQGEALDSAEVFVRHPEQPEGVWVKISGRPLKDEAGTLRGGVVVCRNITADKQAQERLREQALRENLLNRLVNQIRNSLDLETILETGVQEIRNLLQLDRCSFTWCRLTAGGAGVAGGTWEITKEASLPHLPSFLGTYPINPADPIIERMINLQIIRVDDTLNSLDPTERDYFQVWGAKSLIMLPIQTLSGEIGLFSCAQESEVRPWREWEVELLQAVTAQLEIAIDQAELYAESCARAEQLEQAIKELRSTQTQLIQSEKMSSLGQMVAGVAHEINNPVNFIHGNITHANQYAEELLHLIELYQQYYPEPVPAIQAEIETFELDFLIEDFPKLLSSMKVGTERIRNIVLSLRNFSRLDEADMKQVDIHEGLDNTLMILQNRLKAKPDRPGVKVIKEYGNLPLVECYAGQMNQVFMNILTNAIDAIDELNRQRSIEEIENNPSTIRICTEVVKNLSLNAESENSTVNKKQFVVIRIADSGIGLTQEVQSRLFDPFFTTKPVGSGTGLGMSISYQIIEKHGGQLKCISQAGQGAEFLIEIPIVPANK comes from the coding sequence ATGCAGGAATTTTTGCAAATATTTTTTAGCTCAAGTCCATTTATTCCACACGGGCATTGCTATCTCTGGAAACCAGGGCTAGTTTCACTTCATCTAGCCTCGGATCTCTTAACAGCGCTTGCTTACTTGTTCGTTGCTGGTGCTATTGTTTACTTCACCAGAAATCGGCAAGATTTACCCACTAAAACTGTCATTTTGCTTGTCAGCACATTTTTTGTTTTTAGTGGATGCGGGACAATTCACTTGATGGATGTCTTCACCCTGTGGCATCCTGTTTACTGGGTTTCAGGAACGATCAAATTTCTCAACGCGACATGGTCATCCTATGCCTTTGCATTTCTTTTAGTACCGCTCATCCCCTTAGCACTTGACGCGCCCAGCCCAGCACAGCTAGAAGCGGCTAATCGGCAATTAGAAGCAGAAATTACTGAACGCCGGCACATTGATGAAAAGCTGCAAAAATCACAACAAATGTTGCAGCTTGTCATGGACAACATCCCACAATGTATTTTTTGGAAAGATCGAAATTCAGTATATTTAGGTTGCAATCGCAACTTTGCAATTGTCGCCGACGTTGGCACTCCAGAGAATATCGTTGGCAAGACAGACTGGGATCTCCCCTGGAAAAAAGAACAGGCTGAATTCTACCTTGAATGCGACGGTCGAGTTATGCAAACAGATACTGCTGAGTATCACATCATCGAACGCTTGCAACAAGGGGATGGCAAACAATTATGCCTAGATACGAGCAAAGTGCCGCTGCACGATAGTGAAGGCAATGTTGTAGGCATCTTGGGAACTTTTGAAGATATCACAGAGCGTAAGCAAGCTGAGTCTGCACTTTTGCAAAGCGAAGCCAAGCATCGTGCGCTGCTGAATGCGATTCCCGATGCAATTTTTTGTATTAGTCAAGAAGGTATTTATTTAGAATATAAGCCGGCAAAAGACTTTAATCTTTTAGTGCCGGCAAGTGAATTTATCGGTAAAAGTGTGTGGGAAGTGCTGCCGGCACAGATGGCTGAGCAAACAATGCACTACATTCAGCAAACCCTCTGCACTGGCGTTCCTCAAATTTTTGAGTATCAGATAACAATTGATGGCAACTCGTACGATTACGAAGCGCGAATTGTTGTTAGCAAAGAATCAGAAGTTATTAGCATTGTCCGCGACATCACCGCCGCCAAGCAGGCAGAAGCCTCCTTAAAACAAGCAAAAGAAGAGTTAGAAAAAAGTTACAGCCTTTTATATGCTGTGATGGACGGAACACCAGACCCCATCTTTATCAAGGATCTTCAGGGCCGATATTTAATGCTCAACCGCGCCCTTCTTCAGATATTTGGCAAAGATTCTGTGGAAGCAGTGATTGGCAAGGATGACACAGAGATATTGCCGGCAGAAACAGCGCGGCAAATTAGGGAAACTGATCGCCACATCATGAGAGCCGGTCAAACTCAGATCCTTGAGGAAGTTGTTACAGGAAGTGATAATATTACGCGGACGTATCTAGCAACAAAAAGCGTCTACCGTGACCCACAAGGAAATATCATCGGTCTTATAGGAATCTCGCGAGACATTAGCGATCGCAAGCAAGCAGAAGAAGCTTTAAATAAAGAACGAGAGTTTTTAAACGCATTGCTTAATAACCTGGCAGACGGAATTGTTGCGTGCGATGCCAATGGCATTTTAACTTTATTTAATCACGCCACCCAAGAGTTTCATGGGTTGCCAGAACAACCGATTCTTTTGAAAGAATGGGCGCACCACTTTGATTTGTATCGCTCTGACGGGAAGACACCGATGCAAAAAGAAGAGATTCCCCTGTTTCGAGCCTTGCAAGGAGAAATGGTTCGGAATACAGAAATGATCATTGCCCCAAAACACGGAAAAGTCCGTACCCTACTTGCCAGTGGACAAGCAATCTTTGATGGGAATGGCAAAAAATTGGGTGCGGTTGTAGCGATGCAAGATGTCACCGAACGCAAACACGCAGAGGATGCTCTTAAAAGAGCCAATGAAGAGTTAGAAATCCGTGTCGAGGAGCGTACCGCAGCCTTAAAAAATGCAGTTGAACGATTGCAAAATGAAATGGCTGAGCGCCGGCAGGTTGAAGCAGCACTACGGGAGAGTGAAGCACTGTTCCGAGCGGCTGCTGAGGGAAGTTTTGATGCTTTCTATGTCTTTAAGAGTGTGCGCGACGAAGCGGGAAATATTATTGATTTTAAATTCGTCGATCTCAACTCCCAAGGTGCGAAGTTAATTTCGCGCTCTAAGGAAGAAGTGATTGGCGCTCAGCTATGCGAGTTGTTTCCCATCAATCGCACCGACGGTTTTTTTGACAAGTACAAGCGCGTGGTGGAAACCGGCATTGCCTTAGAAGAAGAGTTTCCCATCTCTGCGCCAGGAGTCGCTGCCTCATGGCTTCGCCATCAAGTTATTCCCCTCGGCGATGGCATCGCGATTAGTTCAAGCGATATTAGCGATCGCAAGCAAGCAGAAGAAGCGTTGAAAGAGAGCGAAGCGCGACTACAGGCGATTTTGGATAACTCTCCCTTGTGTATGTATGTCAAGGATTTAGAAGGTAGATATCTTCTGGTTAATCGCCAGCATGAAAACCTGTTTCACTTTGATCGCGAGCATATTAAAGGCAAAAACGATTACGAAATCTTCCCAGTTGAGTTGGCGGAGGCATTTCGGGCGAACGATCAACAGGTTCTTGAAGTTGGAACTGCTTTGCAGTCGGAAGAAGAGGTGCTTCATGACGATGGTTTGCATACATATATTTCGATCAAGTTTCCGCTTTGCGACACTGCCGGTGTCCCTTATGCAATCTGTGGCATCTCGGCTGATATCACCGACCGCAAGCAGGCAGAGGCCGCAATACGCCAGAGTGAGGAGCGCTATCGCTCTTTGATCGTCGCAACTTCGCAGATTGTCTGGACAACAGATGCAGAAGGACAGGTGATTGATATCCCTGATTGGAGAGCTTACACAGGTCAAAGTGTAGAAGAAGTTAAAGGTTTAGGTTGGGTGGATGCGCTTCATCCAGAGGAGCGGCACAGATCGGGACAGGTTTGGCAAAACGCAGTTCACACCAAAAGTCTTTATGAAACCGAGTATCGCATCCGGGGGATGGATGGCAGCTATCGCTACTTTTGTGCCAGGGGTGTTCCTGTCTTAGCAGAAGACGGTAGCATCCGCGAATGGGTTGGCATCTGTTCTGACATTCACGAGGGCAAACAAGCGGAAGCAGCCTTACGAGAGACAGCCGCAGAGTTGGCGCGTTCTGAGGCAGAACTCAGGCAAAAAACCGGCATTTTGCAACTGGTACTCGATAGCATGGGCGAAGGCGTCATTGTTGCCGATGAAACTGGGAAATTTGTGATCTTCAACCCCGCTGCCGAGGAAATATTCGGTTTGGGTGCCACTAATACCACTCCTGACGAATGGTCGGAACAGTACGGTCTGTTTTTAGCGGATCGCCGGACTCCCTTTCCGCCGGCAGATTTGCCTCTGACACGGGCGATCCAAGGAGAAGCCCTTGACAGTGCGGAAGTGTTTGTCCGTCATCCGGAGCAGCCGGAGGGTGTTTGGGTGAAAATCAGCGGCAGACCGCTTAAGGATGAAGCCGGCACACTCAGGGGCGGTGTCGTTGTTTGTCGTAACATTACGGCGGACAAGCAAGCGCAAGAACGCCTGCGGGAGCAAGCGCTGCGGGAAAACTTGCTGAATCGGCTCGTCAATCAAATCCGTAATTCCCTGGATTTAGAGACCATTTTGGAAACTGGGGTACAAGAAATTCGCAACCTGTTACAGCTTGATCGCTGTAGTTTCACTTGGTGCCGGCTTACTGCTGGTGGTGCGGGAGTTGCCGGGGGAACTTGGGAGATCACGAAAGAAGCAAGTTTACCCCATTTGCCTAGCTTTTTAGGGACATACCCGATCAACCCAGCAGATCCCATTATCGAGCGGATGATCAATCTCCAGATTATTCGGGTTGATGATACTCTAAATTCCCTCGATCCTACAGAGCGTGACTATTTCCAGGTTTGGGGGGCGAAATCGCTGATTATGCTGCCCATTCAAACTCTTAGTGGTGAGATTGGCTTGTTTAGCTGTGCTCAGGAAAGCGAGGTGCGACCTTGGAGGGAGTGGGAAGTGGAACTGCTACAGGCAGTAACCGCCCAACTGGAGATTGCCATCGATCAAGCCGAACTTTATGCTGAAAGCTGTGCCAGAGCTGAACAGTTGGAGCAAGCGATCAAGGAACTGAGATCAACCCAAACTCAACTGATTCAGAGTGAAAAAATGTCGAGTTTAGGCCAGATGGTTGCCGGTGTGGCGCATGAAATTAATAATCCGGTTAATTTTATTCATGGCAATATCACTCACGCGAATCAGTATGCGGAAGAACTGCTGCATCTAATCGAGCTTTACCAGCAATATTATCCAGAGCCGGTGCCGGCAATCCAAGCCGAAATTGAAACGTTTGAACTCGATTTTTTAATCGAAGACTTTCCTAAATTGCTTTCTTCGATGAAGGTCGGAACTGAGCGCATCCGCAATATTGTCCTGAGCTTGCGAAACTTCTCCCGTCTGGATGAAGCGGACATGAAGCAGGTGGATATTCACGAAGGTCTTGATAACACGCTGATGATCTTGCAAAATCGCTTGAAAGCTAAGCCGGATCGTCCGGGTGTCAAAGTTATTAAAGAATACGGCAATTTACCACTGGTGGAATGTTATGCCGGTCAGATGAATCAGGTGTTTATGAATATCCTCACGAATGCCATTGATGCGATTGATGAGTTGAACAGACAGCGCTCAATTGAAGAAATCGAAAACAATCCCAGTACCATTCGGATTTGCACTGAGGTGGTTAAGAATTTATCCCTTAATGCTGAGTCGGAAAACTCAACAGTAAACAAGAAACAATTCGTTGTCATCCGCATTGCTGACAGTGGAATTGGTCTAACCCAGGAGGTACAATCCCGATTATTCGATCCGTTTTTTACCACAAAACCTGTCGGTTCTGGTACGGGTTTAGGAATGTCGATCAGCTATCAAATTATCGAGAAGCATGGCGGTCAGTTGAAGTGTATTTCACAAGCCGGTCAGGGAGCGGAGTTTTTAATAGAAATTCCCATTGTGCCGGCAAATAAATAG
- a CDS encoding ATP-binding protein yields the protein MNLKEILSLVDHIVFTKTGQHLNDLQQAVLRGTIQRDTYKKIAKDFDCSESNIRQVGSQLWQILSEKLGEEVSKTNLRAAMERLHISNILNFEQEVIVSSSFNICRENLYTQSIEYSSSFNKEISNTQHLQTLRHDLSEMPALGDFYDRTSELETLKTWILEQRCRLIMLTGITGIGKTTLAVQLVQQIKDEFEYVVWCNLEASPTFAEFEANLIQFFSDSEKLDSPAPSQKPLSLIKYLQKYRCLVVLDDIHNLFNSGELAGKYKPGYEEYRSLFKQIEKLSHQSSFLVIGWEQPREITQVKSQNTPTRTLQLHGLGMAAGQEILKDYGLEEIDNYSALIHRYQGNPLWLKSVATLIQELGGGVTGLLADDTILLPEDLKDILQQQCDRLSELEKQVLCLLAREKEAINLAKLLENGRIPPADLLNALQSLSRRCLIEQQANFYRLLPVVKQYVITVMDV from the coding sequence ATGAATCTTAAAGAAATATTAAGTCTCGTTGATCACATAGTATTTACAAAAACCGGCCAGCACCTTAACGATTTACAACAAGCGGTACTGCGAGGAACTATACAACGCGACACCTATAAAAAAATAGCTAAAGATTTTGATTGTTCGGAAAGTAATATTAGGCAAGTGGGTTCACAATTATGGCAGATACTTTCCGAAAAGTTAGGTGAAGAAGTTAGTAAAACAAATTTACGAGCAGCAATGGAGAGGTTGCACATCTCTAATATTTTAAACTTTGAACAAGAGGTTATAGTGAGCAGTAGTTTCAACATTTGTAGAGAAAATTTATACACACAAAGCATAGAATACTCAAGCTCGTTCAATAAAGAAATATCTAACACCCAACACCTTCAGACTCTACGTCACGATTTAAGTGAGATGCCGGCATTGGGTGATTTCTATGATCGTACTTCTGAACTTGAAACCCTCAAAACCTGGATTTTAGAACAACGCTGTCGTTTAATAATGCTCACCGGCATCACCGGCATCGGCAAAACCACACTAGCTGTGCAACTCGTTCAACAAATTAAAGATGAGTTTGAGTACGTGGTTTGGTGCAATCTAGAAGCATCCCCTACTTTCGCTGAATTTGAAGCGAACTTGATACAGTTTTTTTCAGACTCGGAAAAGCTAGATTCGCCGGCACCTAGCCAAAAACCCTTATCATTGATTAAATATTTACAAAAATATCGCTGTTTAGTCGTCTTAGATGACATTCACAACCTTTTCAATAGCGGCGAATTGGCAGGTAAATATAAACCAGGATACGAAGAATATCGCTCTTTATTCAAACAGATAGAAAAATTATCCCATCAAAGTAGTTTTCTTGTAATTGGTTGGGAGCAACCGAGAGAAATCACTCAAGTGAAAAGCCAAAATACTCCCACTCGTACCTTACAACTTCATGGTTTAGGTATGGCTGCCGGCCAGGAAATCCTAAAAGATTATGGTTTAGAAGAAATCGACAACTACTCAGCACTTATTCACCGCTACCAAGGCAATCCTTTATGGTTAAAAAGTGTGGCAACTCTGATTCAAGAATTGGGGGGAGGCGTAACTGGCCTACTAGCAGATGATACCATATTATTACCAGAAGATTTGAAGGATATTTTACAACAACAGTGTGATCGCCTATCTGAACTGGAAAAACAAGTTCTATGCTTATTGGCAAGAGAAAAGGAGGCGATCAACCTGGCAAAATTGCTAGAAAATGGCAGAATTCCACCGGCAGACTTACTAAACGCACTGCAATCTTTATCGCGGCGGTGCTTGATAGAACAACAAGCAAATTTTTACCGACTTCTACCAGTTGTAAAGCAGTATGTGATTACAGTGATGGATGTTTAA
- a CDS encoding TIGR00730 family Rossman fold protein: MKSICVYCGSNFGVRDSYLEVAQSLCVEMAKREIALVYGGGNVGLMGAVADFMLAAGGKVIGVIPQALVDKEVAHTGLSDLRVVGSMHERKSLMADLSDAFIALPGGLGTLEEFCEVATWTQLGFHRKACGLLNVEGFYDRLLSFLDHAMEEKFIRSEHRAIILQEEEPVELIKKLAQFEVPTLPKWINRDQH; this comes from the coding sequence ATGAAAAGTATTTGTGTTTATTGCGGCTCAAACTTTGGTGTTCGCGATAGTTACCTTGAGGTCGCACAAAGCCTATGTGTTGAAATGGCAAAGCGTGAAATTGCCCTTGTTTATGGTGGGGGCAACGTAGGGTTGATGGGCGCTGTAGCTGATTTTATGCTTGCTGCTGGTGGAAAAGTAATTGGGGTAATTCCGCAAGCATTGGTAGATAAGGAAGTTGCACACACTGGATTAAGCGATCTTCGGGTCGTTGGATCGATGCACGAGCGTAAATCACTAATGGCTGATCTGTCAGATGCATTTATTGCTCTGCCGGGTGGATTAGGAACATTAGAGGAATTTTGTGAAGTTGCAACTTGGACTCAACTTGGATTTCATAGGAAAGCCTGTGGACTCTTAAATGTTGAGGGTTTCTATGACAGGCTACTTTCTTTTCTTGACCACGCAATGGAAGAGAAGTTTATTCGTTCTGAACACAGAGCAATTATTCTGCAAGAAGAAGAGCCAGTGGAATTAATTAAAAAACTAGCTCAATTTGAAGTACCTACGCTCCCTAAATGGATTAACCGAGATCAGCATTAG
- a CDS encoding zinc ribbon domain-containing protein, translated as MAYQCNLDAGQQIIIDNQGEQTAISLMSSGSGQQQSQRTSFTTGTWTSPPVLFRTSAGFVLQLTTSQGDRFVKIQGNSMGLMSAAPALTEAEALPMQPAEASTQQPVESMKPMEPMKPMEPMNMGNMEMGMKPMEMRMGDMQMSMGKSAAGDAGKRFCSQCGTGVSSSDRFCANCGHGLV; from the coding sequence ATGGCTTATCAATGCAACTTAGACGCCGGCCAACAGATTATCATCGACAATCAGGGAGAGCAGACGGCGATCTCTCTGATGAGCAGTGGATCTGGACAGCAGCAAAGTCAGCGCACTAGCTTCACCACCGGCACTTGGACTTCACCCCCAGTTTTGTTCCGCACCTCTGCCGGCTTTGTATTGCAATTAACGACATCACAAGGTGATCGATTTGTCAAAATACAAGGCAACAGTATGGGGTTGATGAGTGCGGCACCGGCTTTAACCGAGGCGGAAGCGTTGCCGATGCAGCCGGCAGAAGCTTCAACCCAGCAGCCGGTGGAATCGATGAAGCCGATGGAACCGATGAAGCCAATGGAACCGATGAACATGGGAAACATGGAGATGGGGATGAAACCGATGGAGATGCGGATGGGTGATATGCAAATGAGTATGGGAAAATCAGCAGCAGGGGATGCCGGCAAGCGCTTTTGTTCCCAATGTGGCACCGGCGTCAGTTCGAGTGATCGTTTCTGCGCTAACTGCGGACACGGCTTGGTTTAA
- a CDS encoding transglutaminase family protein — MSIKVALNHLTAYRFERPVFLGPHIVRLRPAPRCYMPVKNYAFKVHTPEHSLYWQQDPYGNFLARLIFPQATTEIKLEVDLIAEIQSINPFNFLVEPDAELYPFTYDRQLAKELIPFLEIAESGPLLQEWIATISRQETAITDFIVSLNQRLKQEITYSLRLEPGIQSCEETLSKKMGSCRDSGWLLVQILRHCGLAARFVSGYLIQLVPDGNPPDGPKVDSAALHAWAEVYLPGAGWVGLDPTSGLLAAEGHIPLACTADPERAAPVTGSTEACETYLDYSLTVSRLN; from the coding sequence ATGTCTATTAAGGTTGCTCTAAATCATTTAACCGCCTATCGATTTGAGCGACCTGTGTTCTTAGGGCCGCATATCGTGCGGCTGCGACCGGCACCTCGTTGTTATATGCCGGTGAAAAATTATGCGTTTAAAGTTCATACCCCAGAACACAGCCTCTATTGGCAACAAGACCCTTACGGAAACTTTTTAGCGCGGCTAATATTTCCGCAAGCAACGACTGAAATAAAACTAGAAGTTGATCTAATTGCAGAAATTCAATCTATCAACCCATTTAATTTCTTGGTAGAACCGGATGCCGAACTTTATCCCTTCACTTATGATCGGCAACTGGCAAAAGAACTGATTCCATTTTTAGAGATAGCAGAATCCGGGCCATTATTACAAGAATGGATCGCAACCATTAGCCGGCAAGAAACAGCAATCACCGATTTTATTGTCTCGCTCAACCAGCGTTTAAAACAAGAAATCACCTATTCTCTACGCTTAGAACCTGGTATTCAATCGTGTGAAGAAACCCTGAGCAAAAAAATGGGTTCCTGCCGAGACAGCGGTTGGTTGTTAGTACAAATTTTGCGTCATTGTGGGCTTGCGGCGCGGTTTGTATCCGGCTATCTCATTCAGTTAGTGCCTGACGGGAATCCGCCAGATGGGCCAAAAGTCGATAGTGCCGCGCTGCACGCTTGGGCGGAGGTTTACTTGCCTGGAGCCGGCTGGGTGGGTTTAGATCCCACTTCCGGGTTATTAGCGGCGGAGGGTCATATTCCCCTCGCTTGTACCGCTGATCCGGAAAGGGCGGCACCTGTAACCGGCTCAACAGAAGCTTGCGAGACTTACCTGGATTATTCCTTAACTGTTTCTCGGCTTAATTAA
- the serS gene encoding serine--tRNA ligase, which translates to MLDIKQIRENPQAVQDRLNRRGGNYDLQPILQLDAQQRELETKLSQLNARSNEIGKLVGQKMKAGAKPNDPEIVALKEEGNEIKTQVGEFEPQAKHLIAEISAQLLSFPNLPSESTPIGKSEEENVEVRRWGDEYIPQNANILPHWEIGEKLGILNFERSVKVAQSRFVTLIGAGAALERALISFMLDTQIKAGYVEVMPPVLVNSDALTGTGQLPKFADESFKCANDDLWLVPTSEVPMTNLYRDEILTAEELPIYHCAYTPCFRREAGSYGKDTRGLIRLHQFNKVELVKFVHPDTSEEEHQSLVRNAEAILQALKLPYRVLELCSGDIGFSAARCYDLEVWLPSAGKYREISSCSNCWDFQARRAGIRFKEAGKKGTQFLHTLNGSGLAVGRTMSAILENYQQPDGTIRIPEVLQPYLHREVL; encoded by the coding sequence GTGCTTGATATAAAGCAAATTCGGGAAAATCCACAAGCTGTTCAGGATCGCCTCAACCGGCGCGGCGGAAATTACGATTTACAGCCGATTTTGCAGCTAGACGCACAGCAGCGAGAACTGGAAACAAAACTATCGCAGCTGAATGCTCGTAGCAATGAAATTGGCAAATTGGTTGGGCAAAAAATGAAAGCCGGTGCCAAACCCAACGATCCTGAAATTGTCGCCTTAAAAGAAGAAGGCAACGAAATTAAAACCCAGGTGGGAGAATTTGAACCGCAGGCAAAACACTTAATAGCAGAAATAAGCGCTCAACTGCTATCTTTTCCCAACTTACCTAGCGAGTCAACGCCGATAGGCAAAAGTGAGGAAGAAAATGTAGAAGTGCGCCGGTGGGGTGATGAATATATCCCTCAAAACGCAAATATTTTGCCTCATTGGGAAATTGGGGAGAAGTTAGGAATTCTCAATTTTGAGCGTTCGGTAAAAGTCGCGCAAAGCCGATTTGTGACGCTGATTGGTGCCGGCGCGGCTTTGGAACGGGCGCTAATTAGTTTTATGCTAGATACGCAAATTAAAGCCGGCTATGTTGAAGTAATGCCGCCGGTTTTGGTTAATTCTGACGCGCTTACCGGCACCGGACAATTACCTAAATTTGCGGATGAAAGCTTTAAATGTGCTAACGATGATTTATGGTTAGTCCCCACTTCTGAAGTGCCGATGACAAATCTTTATCGGGATGAAATTCTCACAGCAGAAGAGTTGCCGATTTATCACTGTGCCTATACACCCTGTTTTCGCCGGGAAGCCGGCAGCTATGGCAAGGATACGCGGGGATTGATCAGATTGCATCAATTCAATAAAGTTGAACTGGTGAAATTTGTTCACCCTGACACTTCTGAGGAAGAACATCAAAGCCTTGTGCGGAATGCTGAAGCAATTTTGCAAGCCTTAAAACTACCTTACCGGGTTTTAGAGTTGTGCAGTGGGGATATCGGTTTCTCGGCAGCAAGATGCTATGACTTAGAAGTGTGGTTGCCTTCTGCCGGCAAATACCGTGAAATTTCCAGTTGTTCTAATTGCTGGGACTTCCAAGCCAGACGTGCCGGTATTCGTTTTAAGGAAGCCGGTAAAAAAGGCACTCAATTTCTCCACACGCTTAACGGTTCCGGTTTAGCAGTTGGGCGTACAATGTCTGCAATTCTGGAAAACTATCAGCAACCAGACGGCACGATTCGCATCCCAGAAGTCTTGCAACCTTACCTGCATCGTGAAGTGCTGTAA
- a CDS encoding putative toxin-antitoxin system toxin component, PIN family, giving the protein MPERQPIKVIIDTNLWISFLIGKQLVNLQELMVNKTIQVVFCEQILEEINLVTQRPKLQKYFPRTKVQELIELLKVIGLCIEISSEVSICRDAKDNYLLALAKDSQANFLMTGDQDLLILVTFENTEIVTYQDFLGKIKE; this is encoded by the coding sequence ATGCCAGAAAGACAACCCATTAAAGTAATTATAGACACCAATCTTTGGATTAGCTTTTTGATTGGAAAACAATTAGTTAATCTCCAAGAATTAATGGTTAATAAAACCATTCAAGTTGTTTTTTGCGAACAAATTTTAGAAGAAATCAATCTTGTTACCCAAAGACCTAAACTACAAAAATATTTTCCTAGAACGAAAGTACAGGAATTAATTGAATTGTTGAAGGTAATCGGCTTATGTATAGAAATCAGCTCAGAAGTCTCTATTTGTAGAGATGCAAAAGATAATTATTTGTTGGCTTTAGCTAAAGACAGTCAAGCTAATTTTTTGATGACTGGCGATCAGGATTTATTAATTTTGGTGACTTTTGAAAATACAGAGATTGTAACGTATCAAGATTTTTTAGGCAAAATCAAGGAATAG